From Pan troglodytes isolate AG18354 chromosome 1, NHGRI_mPanTro3-v2.0_pri, whole genome shotgun sequence:
CATGAATAACAAACtaagaattctttttctttttgagagagagttttgctcttgttgcccagactggagtgcaatggtgtgatctcggctcactgcaacctccacctcccaggttcaaacaattcttctgcctcatcctcccaagtagctgggattacaggcatgtgccaccatgcctggctaattttatgtttttagtagagatggggttcaccatgtaggtcaggctggtctcaaattcctggcctcaggtgatctgcccacctcagcctcccaaagtgctgggattacaggcgtcagccaccatgcctagcccaagAAACTTAAGAATTTTTATGTTATCAGGCCATCAGCTGGATCAAGATATTcaaagccctttttttttttttatcctttttaaggggtggggagggaacaACATCATTAGAATGCCCGAGAAATTAGGGGGAAAAGGACATGAAACAAAAATCTGACAAGGACTCCTAAGGACCAACAGCTCTCACCTTGTGTGGCATGCTCTGTCTGTACCCCTCAGCACCACTGACTGGGCAAAGCAACGTGTTCCAGAAGGCTCCCCACATGCAGACAGTGGGGTCCATGGGGTGGCTCCTCCAAACTGCATCAGGGAATCAGGAAGGGACTGGCCTGGAGCCAAGGGGAAAGGGATGATTGCTCCTGCTGTCACCACCTAAACAGATGGAAGAGAACACGTTATAGGACATTTTCTCAGCACTGACCCAACCCCTCACAAAGCTTCATACCTTTTTCCCACAGAAGCTCAGCATGTCAGCCAGATGAACCATGGAAACTGGAGAGGAACACAGGCGATAAGGAACAGTGACTGTGTCCAGGGCTGTAGCCAGGATGGCACTGCAGTGGAAGGGCAGAATGGCCTGTAAGAAGACACCAAGACGGGCACTTGGCCTCGGGCCTGGAAAAGAATGTGTGGAGGCAGAATGTTAACACCAGAGAGACCCAGGGGACGAATCAGGGGTATGTTTGACCCCAGGCTGGACAAGCATAGGACAGTGTGATCTGAGAGGCCACATCACAGCTGAGTTCAAGCTCGGGCCTCAGGAACAGAGCCAGTAACAGACAGCGGCTGACTGGGAGCATGAGGAGGCCCTGTAGCCTGCTGCAGTCAGAACAAGAGCACCGAGACTTACATCATAATGCAGGTAAGGGAAGTTGACAGGTGGCTCAGGTCGCAGGCCCAGGCTCCCACCCAAGGACAAGGGGCAGACGAGAGCTGTGAGCAGTCAGGTGCACGAGACCAAAAGCTGTGTTTAATAGACGATAGATGTTTCTCTGGGTCTCCTGGTGAAGAAAAAGAGCAGTTTGCATTAAGCAACTCTCCCACTGGGATTCGAATGTTTACTCCTCCAAGTTCCACTCACTCCACGATGGTAGGGACCAGGTAGCAGGCCCCAAGTTATTATTCCCCATCCCGAATATTCATCTTGTAGCAGCTCTGCCGCCTTCGCGCCTACCCCAGAGAAGCCATCGTGCAGGTCACACAGGATCTGGAAGCCCTGGGCGGGGGTGAGTGACGAAAGATAGTTAGCAGGATGAGAAGAGCTTCCACCCTGGAGTGCACATTGCCACGCCACTACCTGCAGGTAGTCACATTCCTCCACGTAGAAGTGCAGCCTGTCCTCCAGCTCTTCCTGGTACTTGGATTCCTTTAGGACACTTTCCCCTTGGCCAAAAGCCTCCAGCCGACCTGCTTCCCTGCCACAAGTAAACACGATCCAAGACTTACATCTCTTCCCTCAACTCCTCAGCCTCTTGTCctggggaagggcagggaagATGGCCTCAAGAGCCTCATCCTGCATTGGTGGGGACCCATGTTTCTTGCCTCAAAGCCTCTGGGGTCCCCATACCCATCGTGGTTGTACTTCTGAATCATACAGATGCTCCGGGGATGGAGATGGACTCTGAGGAAGTCTGACCAGACCCTGATGCTGGCCTCTGTAGGGATAAGTGGTTTTGGAGTTGTAGCGGTGGTGAGTGGTGAGGAACCTGAAGACAAGCAGAGGAAATGTACCTTTCTCCACGTTTCTGCTCTACCCAAACCCCCATCCATCAGTATCTGGAGAAGTCTCACCTTTGCCATTGGGAATGGATTTGACCCTCCAAACACCATCACTACTCAGCACTCCCTGGGAGGGGTCAGAAAAATCGACATTTAGTTCCAGGCAGTTTAGAGGCAAAGGTTGCTTCATCCTCCTTGAGTTGGCTGGCCACAGCGCATAGCTTCCTTTCTGTTCACCGAGTCGCAGTCCTTAGGAAAAGGAGTGCTTTTTCCAAAAATACCATTCTAagacatttaaaatgattaaaatccCCGTTTACCTGCCCCTATGGAGACCCTTGGGTTGTAGCACTGGGTTAAAAAGTTCAGGACAGAGGCCCTCACCTCTGCACTCAGAAAGTCTTGGAGATAAGGGTTCTTGGGATAGAGTTCCTCTTTGTGTGTGGTGAGCTTCCCCTGCCTGAAAGAGTTTGGAGATTGATCAAAGAAACTGCACTCTGATCAGAGTTATCCAGCGTTCTGCGTACATACACGATCCCCCACCCTTATCCATACATCAGTTACACACCATGCTATTGCAGCATCCAACTGTTTGTCCCTGTAGAGTCCACCTTCCTCTTTTAGGGAGCTCAAACTACCTGTACAGAAATAACAGAGACAATGTTAGGTCAAAGCCTGGGCACCCTTCCCCTCTAGCTAACCTTCCTCTGATCACCTGACAACCTGCTGTCACCATCTCTCCAGCACTTGGCTCTTCCAAGCTTTCTGGGATATACACTAGTTGGGGGAAAAACCTTGGCTTAGGAGAATCTAGATTCCATCTTTCGGTTCCCAGCTTAGTCATTAGCTGTGGGACGCGGGGGGAACCACATCCAGGGGTCTGACAGGAGTGCTGCAGTTCAAGTCCTCACTGTCTCCAGGGCTTAGCAGCCTATTCCCGAAATGGCTCTTGAGCAACTGTCGTGGGCCCCTCGAGTGTTGGCATGTTGTGCTCAGCTCCTCATCTCCGGTCCTGGAGCTCGGTAAGGTGGGAGGGTCTTGAAGATAACGGCAGCGCAAGGACTAGGCACGCGGAAGGGAAATAAGGGGCATCGGCTAACTCTGCCACCACCTCACCCTTCAGATCCATGAGGATGAGTCGCGGCGTGTAGGTCTCCTGGCCGTGCAGCGTCCGGCCCGTACGATACAGGACGTCGGGGCACAGCTCTCCCGGGGGCTCCTTGGCATCGGTCGCTCAGCCCAGCGCAGCATCCTGGGGAAGCAGAGAGGACGAGGCAGGCCGGCTGATCGTCGGGAGTGTAGATCCCGAAGGGCCCCTCGGGGGCAGTTGCCCGCCGACCTCACCTGCTGGTTCCACCAGTGCGCGCCCACGAAACCGGCAAAACGTCCCAACTGCAGTGTGAGCACCTCCTGGGCCCCGCCCGCCATACTGCGCTGGTCCACGGGGCCGCAGCGCCCTAGCCTCGCTGCTCCTAGCCGATTGGCTAGGCAGGCGCGTGGGCGGGTGTTATTCTCGGCGACTTATTGGTCCGCAAACACATCCTTTCCCGTTGGAGAAATGATGCGCCGATCCTTTCCTACCTCTTCCTAGACGTGGCCCAGTCCGGCTTCTCTGTGGTTGCCTGCGAGAGGCGGGGCTCCACGGGCCACGCCGTTGCTACTGCTCCACGCTGGAGCGGGGTGGTCGCTGTCTCCGCCGCTGACTTGGGTCCGCCAGGGCGCGGGCCGCGGAAGGCTCTGCCTCGTACTTCCCTTAGGGTCTTATCTCTTCTTACAGATCTCTCCGCTGGCTGATAGCTCCCCGGGCAAAAATGAAACCTTGCCAGAATAGCGGAAGCTCCGCTAAAGCCTCCCATGCCCCCTCATCTCTTCAGAAGTCACACGGATCACGACTCTTCAGAAGTCCACAGATCCCTGTGGACTGACCTAGCTATCATATCTGTATCATTTACATGTATTAATCTATCTCTGTGTATGTAACACCTTATGTAAATAGAGTATTGGCGTCTGTCTTTTGCTCAATATGGTTTATGCAATTTatgtttttgcatatatatttttcatctctgTGGAATAGTCCATTGTATGAATACACCACCACCGATCTATTCTAAAGAATGAATATATTCTGCTGATAATAGCTTTTGGGATTGTTTCCATTGTTTCCAATTTTGGCCTGTTAGGTGCTATGATTAACATCCTTGTGTATATTTagaaagataaagcaaatattggccaggcgctAAGCCTCATGCCTGCATTCCCaggttttgggaggctgaggcaggaggatcgcttgagtccagaaatTCCAaactgggcaacctagtgagacaccagcccCCAACTccctataaaataatatttcaaaaagttagccaggcgactcacatctgtagtcccaactggaggctgagatgggaggattgcttgggcccaagaattcgaggctacagtgacctgtgatcgcaccactgcactcctgtctgggcgacagagcgagaccctgtctcaaaaaaatacagataaaacaaaacaaaacaaaaaaaagtggccaggcacggtggctcaagcctgtaatcccagcagtctgggagacCGAGGTCGGCGGAccactgaggtcaagagttgtagaccaacttggccaacatagtgaaacccgtctctactaaaaatacaaaaattagctgggcatggtgttgggcgcttgtaatcccagctactccggaggctgaggtaggagaatcacttgaaccccggaggtggagattgcagtgagctgagatagcaccactgcactccaaactgggcgacagatcaagactccgtctgaaaataaaaaataaaatcttagccTCTCTTGTCTATTCTGAGCTCCTtgtaattccatatttatttagtcttatttatttattttgagacagggtctcactctcttgcccaggctggtgtgcagtggtgcaatctcggctgaccgcagcctcaacctcttgggctgaagcgatcctcccacctcagcctcctgcatagctgcaattacaggcatggaccaccaccacctggctaattttttttattttttgtacatatggggtttcaccgtcttgcccaggctgatctcaaactcctgagctcctgagctcaagtgatctgcccacctcggcctccgaaagtgttgggattacaggtgtgaggcactgtgcgcAGCTACCATTTCACTTCTAAGTATGATGTGGGCTGAAAAGTTTCTGTAGGTACTCTGACAGCTTAAGGAAGTTCTGTATTCCTGTTTTGCTAAGAATTTTGGTCATGAATAGATTTGAATGTTTTTTACAGCTTTCTCCGCACTAagataattacattattttatcatTCCTTTGTTGCACTAATGAATACATCTGATTTTTATGTAATACTATCTTGCATTCCTAAAATTATCCCAAACTCATTTATGTTgattatccttttaaaatattggatCTGGGTTTGgcgtagtagctcatgcctgtaatcccagcactttgggaggctgacgcgggtggatcacctgaggtcaggggttcgagaccagcctggccaacatgacaaaaccccctctctactaagagtacaaaaattagccggagtctcgtcctgtcgcccaggctggagtgcagtggcacgatctcagctcactgcaacctccacttcccgggttcaagcgattctcctgcctcagactcctgagtagctgggattacaggtatgcgccaccacacccggctaatttttgtatttttagtaagggtttcactatgttggcgaggctggtctcaaattcctgaccgcgtgatctgccagcctcagcctcccaaagtgctgggattacaggtgtgagccaccgcacctggccaattttaatattttaaaatatttaatttttaatttaattttttatatttttttgagataggatctcactttgttactcaagctggagcgcagtggtacaaacagctcactgcaacttcaacctcttgggctcaagccatcctcccacctcagctcccgcaagtagctgggactacaggcatgcgccatcacgaatccagctaattttgtttttttttttttttttttgagactgagtctcattctgtcacccaggctggagtgcagtggcgtgatctcagctcactgtaacctctgcctcctgggttcaagcaatttccctgcctcagcctcccgagtagctgggattacaggcgcctgccaccacgcccaactaatttttgtatttttttagcagagacaggagtttgccatgttggtcaggctggtcttgaactcctgacctcaggtgatctccccgctttggcctcccaaagtgctgagattacagacgtgagccactgcgcctggtcaatttttgcatttttggtagagatgaggtttcaccatggtgcccaggctggtcttgaagtcctgggctcaagcaatcctcccgcctcggcctcccaaagtgctggaattacaggcctgagtcactatGCCCTGCCAGCCAGTATTTTCAACGtacaaaatttttaagttttgtgtTTAGTAATTTCACAATCATTTAATTTGAATTGCTTTCTCATTTCCATTCTGATCTTTTTTCCTGACCAATGGGCACATCAgaaaagtatgttttaatttccagACACGTGAGGAGTTTCTACTTCTCTTTTTGTTACTGGTTTCTAGTTTAAATTGCATTAGAATCAGAGTACGCGGCTGTATGatttaaattctttgaaatatattGAGCTGGTTTATGGTCCATTGTCAGTCAATTTTGAACAGGTTCTTTATGTGCTTCAAAAGAAAGTACATTCAGAAGTTTTGGGATTTGATAGGGGGAAGGTGAGGCCAGAAAGGCAGGTCCACTCCGTATAACTTCTATTGAAAAAGATCTGcgaggccgggctcggtggctcacacctgtaatcccagcactttggaaggccgaagtgagcggatcacctgaggtcaggagtttgagaacagcctggccagtatggtgacaccccgtctctgctataaatacaaaacttagccgggcgtggtggtgtgcacctgtaagcccagctactagggaggctgagtcaggaggatagcttgaaccaaggttgcagaggttacagtgagccgagatcatgccactgtactcccgcctgggcaacagagcaagaccctttaaaatatatatatatgtgaataagtggacccatgcagtccAAAAACGTTACTGTTTAAGGGTCAACAATAATGACCTGatgtattttctactttttagaaCAACAGATGcttattaaattaataatatgtTTATTAAAGCATTATTTCATAATCTGCCTTtctagaagtttggtgatgtccAAGTTCAGCTTTAGGCAACTTAAtttgctctcttttctctctgccttcctgggTTAAAGAAAAGGATAACTGTAGTtaggctattaaaaataaagtatattatgtGAATGTAAAAGAgcttctaccaaaaaaaagttgtttggggattcaatttttaaaaatacttccatTAGGACAAGTGTTAATCATGCTACTCAATCTTTTatatccttactttttttttttgagacagagtctcacactgtcaccgggctggactgcagtggcgcgatctcggctcactgcagcctccgcctcccaggttcaagcaattctcctgcctcagcctcccaagtagctgggattacaggtgcccgccactatgcccggttgatgtttttgtatttagtagagacggggtttcactgtattactcaggctggtctcaaactcctgacctcaggtgatccacccgcctcggcctcccaaagtgctgggattataggcgtgcaccaccacacccggccctcttTTGAATTTTTACTTGCAATTTTAGATTTGTCTCTTGAAGGGTAGCATTGCGTTTGGGTGCATTAGGTCTTCCCAGAAACAGACGATGGGGTTATAGCCTGGCCAAAGTCATTCAAGCCTATAtgcccagcaatttgggaggctgagacaggtggatcacttgagtccagaagcttgagaccagcctgggcaatatagtgagatcccatctttataaaaaaaaaaaatcaaaattagccacgtgtg
This genomic window contains:
- the LOC457372 gene encoding LOW QUALITY PROTEIN: protein misato homolog 1 (The sequence of the model RefSeq protein was modified relative to this genomic sequence to represent the inferred CDS: inserted 2 bases in 1 codon; substituted 1 base at 1 genomic stop codon); the protein is MAGGAQEVLTLQLGRFAGFVGAHWWNQQDAALGXATDAKEPPGELCPDVLYRTGRTLHGQETYTPRLILMDLKGSLSSLKEEGGLYRDKQLDAAIAWQGKLTTHKEELYPKNPYLQDFLSAEGVLSSDGVWRVKSIPNGKGSSPLTTATTPKPLIPTEASIRVWSDFLRVHLHPRSICMIQKYNHDGEAGRLEAFGQGESVLKESKYQEELEDRLHFYVEECDYLQGFQILCDLHDGFSGVGAKAAELLQDEYSGWGIITWGLLPGPYHRGETQRNIYRLLNTAFGLVHLTAHSXLVCPLSLGGSLGLRPEPPVNFPYLHYDAILPFHCSAILATALDTVTVPYRLCSSPVSMVHLADMLSFCGKKVVTAGAIIPFPLAPGQSLPDSLMQFGGATPWTPLSACGEPSGTRCFAQSVVLRGTDRACHTSQLTPGTPPPSALHACTTGEEILAQYLQQQQPGVMSSSHLLLTPCRVAPPYPHLFSSCSPPGMVLDGSPKGAAVESIPVFGALCSSSSLHQTLEALARDLTKLDLRRWASFMDAGVEHDDVAELLQELQSLAQCYQDGDSLVD